Proteins encoded within one genomic window of Gammaproteobacteria bacterium:
- the fliE gene encoding flagellar protein FliE → MNATDINGLLVQMRAAAAMAQGRAPVAAPAQTAASPDFSSLLRQSIDAVNQLQQNAAGLSADFERGAPGIDLPEVMIASQKANISFQGMTQVRNKLVNAYQEVMSMQV, encoded by the coding sequence ATGAACGCCACCGACATCAACGGCTTGCTTGTTCAGATGCGCGCTGCTGCGGCTATGGCTCAGGGCCGTGCGCCGGTTGCCGCGCCTGCCCAGACCGCCGCATCTCCTGACTTTTCCAGTCTGCTGCGTCAATCTATCGACGCTGTTAACCAGCTTCAGCAGAATGCCGCTGGTCTTTCGGCCGACTTCGAGCGGGGGGCACCCGGTATCGACCTCCCCGAGGTCATGATAGCGTCCCAAAAAGCCAACATCTCCTTTCAGGGTATGACCCAGGTACGCAATAAGCTTGTAAATGCTTACCAAGAGGTCATGAGTATGCAGGTGTAA
- the fleQ gene encoding Transcriptional regulator FleQ, with translation MPDKSTSDKSGAAGTGGSVLVIEDNDQRRQELKAVLEFIDYQAPLAKDVKEALANLASLGDLEAILLGQCDAPRADVLRQLRARDPSLPVILVAETGEDVNLGREAAAVFSRLEYPVRFQQLTDALQNARFYRENQRRTSAQRPNSPAFRRMVGNSSAMRYIRNLMQQVAATDASVLILGESGTGKEVVARNLHENSARRQGPFVPVNCGAIPADLLESELFGHEKGAFTGAISARPGRFELAEGGTLFLDEIGDMSLTMQVKLLRVLQERCFERVGGTKTMQADVRIIAATHRNLEGLISTGQFRDDLYYRLNVFPIDVPPLRERSEDVPLLIAEIVSRLEAEKRGSVRFTDAAKNVLMRYSWPGNVRELSNLVERLTILYPYSLVDTHDLPSKYRGTHEMTIPAPTEAPQPSERVILTQAVVDDPLSSLVPELPEDGVDLKVLLSNLESGLIRLALERNAGVVAHAAAFLKMRRTTLVEKCKKYGLQRQIEESSL, from the coding sequence ATGCCCGACAAGTCCACGTCTGATAAGTCCGGTGCCGCTGGGACCGGTGGGTCTGTCCTGGTTATCGAAGACAATGATCAACGACGTCAAGAGTTGAAAGCAGTTCTCGAATTCATCGACTATCAGGCGCCGCTCGCGAAGGATGTCAAAGAGGCGTTGGCCAATCTTGCCTCGCTTGGTGATTTGGAGGCCATCCTTCTCGGACAATGCGACGCGCCGCGTGCCGATGTGTTGCGCCAGCTCCGCGCCCGTGACCCATCGCTGCCGGTGATCTTGGTGGCCGAGACCGGGGAAGATGTGAACCTGGGGCGCGAGGCGGCGGCGGTATTCAGTCGTTTGGAATATCCGGTGCGCTTCCAGCAGCTCACCGATGCCCTGCAAAACGCCCGCTTCTATCGCGAAAACCAGCGTCGGACCAGTGCCCAACGTCCGAACAGCCCGGCTTTCCGGCGGATGGTGGGTAACAGTTCTGCCATGCGCTACATCCGTAACCTCATGCAGCAGGTAGCGGCTACCGACGCATCCGTGCTCATCCTGGGTGAATCGGGTACCGGCAAGGAGGTCGTGGCCCGTAATCTTCACGAGAATTCGGCCCGTCGCCAGGGTCCGTTTGTCCCTGTGAATTGTGGCGCCATCCCGGCCGACCTCCTGGAGAGTGAGCTATTCGGCCACGAGAAGGGGGCCTTTACCGGGGCCATCAGTGCCCGTCCCGGTCGTTTTGAGCTGGCGGAGGGCGGTACGCTGTTCCTGGATGAGATCGGCGACATGAGCCTAACGATGCAGGTCAAACTTCTACGCGTACTCCAGGAGCGTTGTTTCGAGCGGGTGGGCGGTACCAAAACCATGCAGGCGGATGTACGTATCATTGCCGCCACCCATCGGAATTTGGAGGGGCTGATTAGTACCGGGCAATTCCGCGACGACCTCTATTATCGGCTTAACGTCTTCCCCATCGATGTTCCGCCGCTACGCGAACGTTCCGAGGATGTGCCATTGCTCATCGCTGAGATTGTCTCGCGTCTGGAGGCGGAGAAACGTGGCTCGGTACGCTTCACCGATGCCGCCAAGAACGTCCTGATGCGCTACTCCTGGCCGGGTAATGTCCGCGAGCTGTCCAACTTGGTAGAGCGGTTGACCATTTTGTATCCCTATAGCTTGGTAGATACCCACGACCTACCCTCCAAATATCGTGGTACCCACGAGATGACCATTCCCGCGCCGACCGAGGCCCCACAGCCGTCGGAACGGGTGATTCTTACCCAAGCAGTGGTGGATGACCCCCTGAGTAGCCTTGTCCCCGAGCTGCCCGAGGATGGGGTGGACCTCAAGGTCTTGTTGAGCAACCTGGAGTCGGGTCTCATCCGTCTGGCGCTGGAACGCAATGCCGGGGTAGTCGCCCATGCCGCTGCCTTCCTTAAGATGCGTCGGACCACCCTCGTAGAAAAATGTAAAAAGTATGGCCTTCAGCGCCAGATTGAAGAGTCATCGCTTTGA
- a CDS encoding hypothetical protein (Evidence 5 : Unknown function) yields the protein MDERPTSGDGKTYLEELALSLNEINEAHRAGMVVVEVMVPASVFTKPLYKPAAVDAFDENTHFRPHTNDDKPFGWTVSLRPGLAPHHELNSESVPL from the coding sequence ATGGATGAGCGACCCACCAGCGGTGATGGCAAGACCTACCTGGAAGAGTTGGCTCTCTCACTCAACGAAATCAATGAGGCGCATCGCGCGGGTATGGTGGTGGTGGAAGTGATGGTGCCTGCCAGTGTTTTTACCAAACCCCTCTACAAACCAGCGGCGGTAGATGCCTTTGACGAGAACACTCACTTTCGTCCTCACACCAACGACGATAAGCCTTTTGGTTGGACCGTTTCCCTTCGCCCCGGTCTTGCACCTCACCACGAGTTGAACAGCGAGTCTGTACCTTTATGA
- a CDS encoding putative two-component system response regulator (Evidence 3 : Putative function from multiple computational evidences), with amino-acid sequence MENVVQQNANAPIIIFAGKCDTQSLAGLFPDYNIINIETGAELLKWLAEADNFPDLFVIDTKTPLAESKPDKLSVQLYGRQLCKTLKIDHRAKETPIILLVNRELSDEEIVELLEVGAIDSVREDQVKTLAHKIGIQVTKRISHKQLLKTREELVRIIGRAVEYKNTEAALHVTKTARYAKEIALAYGVDQEECELIYLAAPLHDIGNVIIPAEILYKKGDFTARERKIMKEHTLAGWKLLSGQTPLIILAKEIALNHHERWDGSGYPRGLKAGAIPLAAQIVALADVFEALTSDRLYRGKWSVDMATEGIKKSAGVEFDQKIVAAFLKARPKFLEIHDSFAKRQE; translated from the coding sequence GTGGAAAATGTCGTCCAGCAAAATGCGAATGCCCCAATAATAATATTTGCCGGGAAGTGTGACACTCAATCTTTAGCTGGTCTCTTTCCAGATTATAATATTATCAATATAGAAACTGGTGCAGAGTTGTTAAAATGGCTAGCTGAGGCGGACAATTTTCCTGATTTATTTGTTATTGACACAAAAACACCCCTTGCAGAAAGCAAACCTGATAAATTGTCGGTACAGCTTTATGGGCGTCAACTCTGTAAAACCCTGAAAATAGATCATCGCGCAAAAGAAACGCCCATCATCTTGCTGGTTAACCGTGAATTGTCGGATGAGGAAATTGTAGAATTATTAGAGGTTGGGGCAATTGATTCTGTTCGCGAAGACCAAGTAAAGACGCTGGCTCATAAGATAGGTATTCAGGTCACCAAGAGAATATCACACAAGCAACTACTCAAGACTAGGGAAGAGTTGGTTCGCATTATTGGGCGCGCCGTAGAATATAAAAATACTGAGGCGGCCTTGCATGTTACAAAAACCGCAAGATATGCCAAAGAAATAGCCCTGGCCTATGGGGTAGACCAAGAAGAATGTGAGCTTATTTATTTGGCGGCACCCTTGCATGACATTGGGAATGTTATTATCCCCGCCGAAATCCTCTACAAGAAGGGCGATTTTACTGCCCGAGAAAGAAAGATCATGAAAGAGCATACCCTGGCCGGATGGAAACTGTTGTCTGGCCAGACTCCGCTGATTATATTGGCCAAGGAAATAGCATTAAACCATCATGAAAGATGGGATGGTTCCGGTTATCCGCGTGGTTTAAAAGCTGGCGCCATTCCGCTGGCAGCACAGATCGTCGCGTTGGCTGATGTGTTTGAGGCGCTTACCTCTGACCGGTTGTATCGAGGGAAATGGTCCGTAGATATGGCGACCGAAGGAATAAAGAAGTCGGCGGGAGTTGAATTTGACCAGAAAATAGTGGCGGCTTTTTTAAAGGCCCGACCAAAATTTTTGGAAATTCATGATAGCTTTGCTAAACGCCAAGAGTAG
- a CDS encoding hypothetical protein (Evidence 5 : Unknown function), with translation MTADPEEDADLVLLSPALEASFDFDEGETAGLLPSVLVPDFDTPTAPDLPPSILAMVFGGGRAGLVVSVLEINFDEEKGAGLPPSVFENGFDEGGAVDLPTSILGVGCDTGEVVGLPPSTRDAGFRNEKIPGLPPSVLDVDFDEGRGTGLPPSVLETGFDWEAGDLPPPPGWIICFF, from the coding sequence GTGACTGCCGATCCAGAAGAAGATGCTGATCTAGTTTTACTTTCCCCGGCCCTAGAAGCCTCTTTCGATTTTGACGAAGGAGAAACCGCAGGTTTGTTACCCTCGGTATTAGTGCCCGACTTCGATACACCAACAGCCCCCGATTTACCACCCTCGATATTAGCAATGGTTTTCGGTGGAGGAAGAGCCGGTTTAGTTGTTTCGGTCTTGGAAATTAATTTTGACGAAGAAAAGGGTGCCGGTTTACCACCCTCGGTTTTTGAAAATGGCTTCGACGAGGGAGGTGCTGTCGATTTACCAACCTCGATCCTAGGCGTTGGTTGTGATACGGGCGAGGTTGTTGGTTTGCCACCTTCCACTCGAGACGCAGGTTTCAGGAACGAAAAAATTCCGGGTTTACCACCTTCGGTCTTAGACGTTGACTTCGACGAAGGGAGAGGCACCGGTTTACCTCCCTCAGTCTTAGAAACTGGCTTTGACTGGGAAGCGGGAGATTTACCTCCTCCACCCGGCTGGATAATCTGTTTTTTTTGA
- a CDS encoding SWIM-type domain-containing protein, translating to MGRYDDWPRYVPVAERRQKAEKKIAAMKKQGKTLQPVVISGRNIANTFWGKAWCDNLEVYSDWANRLPRGRTYVRNGSVLDLQVEPGRITAQVMGSELYRVNITIQSLELSRWQSIQQDCAGKIDSLIELLQGKLSKGVMEVITKPGTGLFPNPREVNMHCSCPDYAGLCKHLAAVFYGIGARLDLQPELLFLLRQVDHNELLIHAAGPVLQESVSDTEKQLDDVQLSSLFGIDLGSDDTSMGIPENTAPPIPTVVKSSTDKSPEAKPPVTRKTPVGKSSAPKFVTPASVVRSSPPAPAPVKNTPTSGHRARARQVTPPSPPPPPPQVTARELTARGISRSAVQSWLVSGVLLISGMRGVYLTTEQTEARIQQYLERNGQR from the coding sequence ATGGGTAGATATGATGACTGGCCGCGTTATGTGCCCGTTGCCGAACGGCGACAGAAGGCGGAAAAAAAGATCGCCGCAATGAAAAAGCAGGGCAAGACGTTGCAACCCGTGGTCATTAGCGGGCGCAATATCGCCAATACCTTCTGGGGAAAAGCCTGGTGCGACAACCTGGAGGTCTACAGCGATTGGGCGAATCGCCTGCCGCGTGGCCGTACCTATGTGCGTAATGGATCAGTATTGGATCTACAGGTCGAACCAGGAAGGATCACTGCACAGGTGATGGGTTCAGAACTCTATCGTGTCAATATTACTATTCAATCCCTTGAACTCTCCCGATGGCAGTCCATTCAACAGGATTGTGCGGGCAAGATCGATTCGCTCATCGAATTATTGCAGGGCAAACTCTCCAAGGGGGTGATGGAGGTCATCACCAAACCAGGGACAGGTCTATTCCCGAATCCTCGGGAAGTCAATATGCACTGTAGTTGCCCAGATTATGCCGGATTGTGCAAGCATCTGGCGGCAGTGTTTTATGGCATTGGTGCACGGCTAGATCTGCAGCCCGAGTTGTTATTTCTCCTCCGCCAAGTGGACCATAACGAATTACTAATCCATGCCGCTGGTCCCGTCCTACAGGAAAGTGTCTCCGATACCGAGAAACAGTTGGATGACGTGCAACTCTCCAGCCTGTTCGGTATTGATCTGGGTAGTGATGATACCTCGATGGGTATCCCCGAAAATACCGCACCGCCTATCCCAACCGTAGTAAAATCATCAACGGATAAATCACCTGAGGCAAAACCACCGGTAACAAGAAAAACTCCCGTTGGCAAATCTTCCGCGCCAAAGTTCGTTACGCCAGCAAGCGTTGTACGTTCATCGCCTCCTGCGCCGGCACCTGTTAAAAATACTCCAACCAGCGGTCATCGTGCGCGTGCTCGTCAGGTTACACCGCCTTCTCCACCACCGCCGCCACCTCAGGTCACAGCTCGCGAATTGACCGCACGTGGTATCTCACGTTCCGCCGTGCAAAGTTGGCTGGTTTCCGGGGTATTGCTGATTTCTGGAATGCGTGGCGTCTACCTAACTACGGAACAAACCGAGGCACGGATTCAACAGTATCTGGAGAGAAACGGCCAACGATAG
- a CDS encoding flagellar M-ring protein FliF — protein MAATELTSAGTNPGLAISNGTGNGTALAAGTAAAAPTGTTLATLNNRLPAPVVRFLERFNALPGDQKIALMVGVAAAVALAVVTILWSRPDPPTYQVLFGGMQEADTAQVMDALQKNHIAHRIDPSTGALTVPSTEVHATRIKLAGMGLPKAPPVGGFEILDNQTPFGTSQFMEGARYQRALEGELAHSILTLGAIQSARVHLALPRPSVFVRDREKPSASVVLQLNPGRYLDRGQVEAIVHLVASSIPQLEPSRVTVVDQSGDLLTRQDNSTKAMDLTTAQFEHVRRVEDSYVKRIENILIPLAGPNGVRAQVSVDMDFNDTEQTREVYNPDQPSLRSEQTLEEQTKGPGEFGIPGALSNQPPAAGTVPEKLNNGGPPPLAGQGVTALSRNSGDQITNKRHATRNYEVDRTISHSRNSVGQVHRVSTAVVVDDVLRPGADPSSQRMARSPEEMERIRALVREAVGYDAQRGDAVSVVNLSFAPGFGSEGPVELPWWRQPWAIDLFRQGLAALLVLIVILGVLRPVMRRMVGEEEEEEEEKSGEESAEESEEKSETGEEQETVEEEDDTRELRPAGEGAEEEEDIEPPEDQLALSQAEMNQGLGLEHEQTPAPGPKPTPWLDPPKHDYESSLEHIRHLIQEEPKMVSEILRDWIASDNPQHGKEAK, from the coding sequence ATGGCTGCAACTGAACTTACCTCCGCTGGGACTAATCCTGGCCTCGCGATTAGCAACGGAACCGGCAACGGTACGGCTCTTGCCGCTGGTACGGCAGCCGCCGCCCCGACGGGTACCACGCTAGCTACGCTCAACAATCGCCTGCCCGCTCCGGTGGTCCGATTCCTGGAGCGTTTCAACGCCCTCCCTGGGGACCAAAAGATTGCACTGATGGTGGGGGTGGCGGCTGCCGTAGCCCTCGCGGTGGTGACCATCCTGTGGTCGCGACCCGATCCGCCCACCTATCAAGTCCTCTTTGGTGGAATGCAGGAGGCCGACACCGCCCAGGTCATGGATGCCCTGCAAAAGAATCATATTGCCCACCGTATTGATCCGAGCACCGGCGCCCTTACGGTGCCCTCGACCGAGGTCCATGCAACCCGAATCAAGCTTGCTGGTATGGGTCTACCCAAGGCTCCTCCGGTTGGGGGGTTCGAGATCCTGGACAATCAGACCCCGTTCGGCACCAGCCAATTCATGGAGGGTGCCCGCTACCAACGTGCGTTAGAGGGCGAGCTGGCCCACTCTATTCTTACCCTTGGTGCGATTCAAAGTGCTCGCGTCCATCTTGCGCTCCCGCGACCGTCGGTGTTCGTGCGTGATCGAGAAAAACCGAGCGCTTCGGTGGTGCTCCAACTCAACCCTGGTCGTTACCTGGATCGTGGCCAAGTCGAGGCGATTGTTCATCTCGTGGCCTCGAGCATTCCTCAACTGGAACCGAGTCGGGTCACGGTAGTAGACCAGTCGGGTGATTTGTTGACCCGGCAGGATAACTCTACAAAGGCAATGGACCTTACCACTGCCCAATTCGAGCACGTGCGTCGGGTCGAGGATTCCTACGTCAAACGCATTGAAAACATCCTCATTCCCCTGGCCGGACCCAACGGAGTCCGTGCTCAGGTCTCGGTGGATATGGATTTCAACGACACGGAGCAAACTCGTGAGGTCTACAACCCCGACCAGCCCTCGCTACGTAGCGAACAAACTTTGGAGGAGCAGACCAAGGGGCCTGGTGAGTTTGGTATCCCGGGGGCCTTGTCTAACCAACCTCCAGCGGCCGGTACCGTACCCGAGAAGCTCAACAATGGTGGTCCCCCGCCATTGGCGGGCCAGGGGGTTACCGCGCTCTCTCGCAATTCAGGGGATCAGATTACAAACAAACGCCACGCCACCCGCAACTATGAGGTGGACCGTACCATTAGCCACAGTCGTAACTCGGTCGGGCAGGTACACCGGGTAAGCACTGCCGTAGTGGTGGATGATGTCCTCCGCCCTGGTGCTGACCCCTCTTCTCAGCGGATGGCGCGCTCTCCTGAAGAGATGGAGCGTATCCGTGCCTTGGTGCGAGAAGCAGTGGGTTATGATGCCCAGCGTGGTGATGCGGTGAGCGTCGTTAACCTCTCCTTTGCTCCGGGTTTTGGCAGCGAGGGACCCGTTGAGTTGCCCTGGTGGCGTCAGCCTTGGGCTATCGACCTCTTCCGGCAGGGGTTAGCCGCATTGTTGGTGCTGATAGTGATACTGGGAGTATTGCGGCCGGTCATGCGTCGTATGGTGGGTGAGGAAGAAGAAGAGGAGGAGGAAAAATCGGGAGAAGAATCGGCGGAAGAATCAGAAGAGAAATCAGAAACGGGAGAGGAGCAAGAAACGGTGGAAGAGGAAGACGATACGCGAGAACTCCGACCCGCCGGAGAAGGTGCGGAAGAGGAGGAAGATATCGAACCACCTGAGGACCAGTTGGCCCTATCCCAGGCCGAGATGAATCAGGGGCTTGGCCTTGAACACGAACAAACGCCTGCGCCAGGACCAAAACCCACGCCATGGCTTGATCCACCCAAGCATGACTACGAATCTTCGTTGGAACATATTCGACACTTGATTCAAGAGGAACCAAAGATGGTGTCCGAGATCCTCCGCGACTGGATCGCCTCCGACAATCCTCAGCATGGTAAAGAAGCGAAGTGA
- a CDS encoding hypothetical protein (Evidence 5 : Unknown function), translating to MSEILATPSVDPDQHLTAPILKRTSDTQLRFKATHMTHRNYWCCHLIDTAQPHIGITIMNQIIGAIIATFLLINVTGCTVLAVADAAASVAVTAVKVGADVVGTTVDIAASGAKAVVGSNEETP from the coding sequence ATGAGTGAGATTCTTGCCACTCCCAGCGTTGATCCAGATCAGCATCTAACCGCACCCATCCTAAAACGCACGAGTGATACCCAATTAAGATTCAAAGCTACCCACATGACACATCGTAACTATTGGTGTTGCCATCTTATAGATACTGCACAACCACACATTGGGATAACCATCATGAATCAAATTATTGGGGCGATTATCGCCACATTTTTACTTATCAACGTAACCGGTTGTACTGTGTTAGCCGTCGCGGATGCTGCGGCAAGCGTGGCAGTGACGGCGGTAAAAGTAGGTGCTGATGTTGTTGGAACCACAGTGGATATAGCTGCCTCCGGCGCTAAGGCAGTCGTCGGGAGTAATGAAGAAACGCCTTAG